The following proteins are encoded in a genomic region of Galbibacter sp. BG1:
- a CDS encoding PA0069 family radical SAM protein, giving the protein MSANDNFIKGRGAQINSKNKFLSNSHEMRSEFLEYCRLEGEEANKNKTQYLEVFPKTIVNKVTSPDVGMAYSMNPYQGCEHGCIYCYARNSHEYWGYSAGLDFERKILIKKNAPQLLEQKLLSRNWKAKTIVMAGNTDCYQPAEQQYRITRSCLKVFLKYKHPVGIITKNAFIRRDLDLLKKLASEGLVAVNISITSLSEETRRILEPRTASIKKRLETVQLLSENGIPVRVMIAPIIPGINSHEILSLAETVRQHGAQSISFTMVRLNGAIGELFTDWIQKTLPDKAEKVLHQIAACHGGSLNDSRYGVRKTGEGKIAEQIHSLMRIAKQRYFKDMEIPKLNDSLFDMQRHKLRQSQHGQTSLF; this is encoded by the coding sequence ATGTCCGCTAATGATAATTTTATAAAAGGAAGAGGAGCACAAATTAACTCCAAAAACAAGTTTCTGTCGAATTCCCACGAAATGCGCAGCGAATTTCTAGAGTATTGCCGTTTGGAAGGAGAAGAAGCCAACAAAAATAAAACCCAATATCTGGAGGTTTTCCCAAAGACCATCGTAAATAAAGTAACGAGTCCAGATGTAGGGATGGCATATTCCATGAACCCTTATCAAGGTTGTGAGCACGGTTGCATTTATTGCTACGCCCGGAACTCTCATGAATATTGGGGATACAGTGCGGGCTTGGATTTTGAACGTAAAATTCTAATCAAGAAAAATGCGCCACAATTATTGGAACAAAAGCTATTAAGCAGAAATTGGAAAGCAAAAACAATTGTCATGGCAGGTAACACCGATTGCTACCAGCCTGCGGAACAGCAATACCGTATTACCCGTAGCTGCCTAAAGGTTTTTTTAAAATATAAACATCCGGTAGGGATCATTACAAAAAATGCCTTTATACGCAGGGATTTAGATCTCTTAAAAAAGCTGGCCTCAGAAGGATTGGTTGCCGTAAATATCTCGATAACTTCTTTAAGCGAAGAAACAAGACGCATTTTGGAACCCCGTACCGCAAGCATAAAAAAGAGACTGGAAACGGTACAACTGTTAAGCGAAAATGGTATTCCTGTAAGGGTTATGATAGCTCCCATAATTCCAGGAATAAACAGCCATGAAATATTATCCCTTGCTGAAACGGTAAGGCAACACGGGGCACAATCCATTTCCTTTACCATGGTACGCCTCAACGGAGCCATTGGAGAATTATTTACCGACTGGATACAAAAAACACTGCCCGATAAGGCCGAAAAAGTACTTCACCAAATAGCGGCGTGCCACGGTGGCTCTTTAAACGATAGCAGGTATGGTGTAAGAAAAACTGGAGAAGGCAAAATAGCCGAACAAATACATTCTCTTATGCGAATCGCCAAGCAGCGATACTTTAAAGACATGGAAATACCAAAACTTAACGATTCCCTATTCGACATGCAACGGCATAAATTAAGGCAATCTCAACACGGGCAAACTAGTCTATTTTAA